In Pseudoliparis swirei isolate HS2019 ecotype Mariana Trench chromosome 11, NWPU_hadal_v1, whole genome shotgun sequence, a genomic segment contains:
- the LOC130201619 gene encoding uncharacterized protein LOC130201619 → MGEWEGELGDWKEDMETATYPNDPSTIPCASISRLTAITINQEGPLGETLEPLECPLPHPRNITNTLITMETAHLSPLVTIHQCFSPLPNLAPVSLRVCDVHLPTPPSRGIIPKPRASDCHHPQSLDESDQVPDTTPLLPPQPSPSAAPRMGTAAVALEKRRPHAHLLPRLGHFSENPLSCSLKEPSHPDLGLGASGVGRASLKEQKLEHWRVCREQEESMRSRSKDKQREQSKEKTEIEERTGKEEKQDRDSREEKVKEEEKLDKEKVVVTITSELSLTELERRARELDSDLEHLDLSKPHRDTQNVYQSLLEPQRADMYQTHPGPQREKAVVSTGVVSRSQVSLELSAMASPVTDTDRPHVDWSTKSAGTSTVGTSSTKEDSSPDSNLTLESDSSGVFLSLSNQSQEEAGSDSDQPISGSDLGSSSTSLEKDGDEGGGLKGWGREERAELQWCYPSLLDTSAHEDVGGDGGREEAVHGQTGRDGDRGKNESVRRVGKIGTVSIIRTQLDQTNIEGSRTLNTPHSEEAPPRKQVTLMGSDFPLPLSPSKQPIQHLLDPYQKPIRSSGLDCGDLDPFVQSDSFVYLAVSTRPASSQGEVASLTEVPSYGIKHDIAQHQSESMKTHLDQSNTEWTAKPTHPAPQKPEEGDFLCTDSFVYLAAPACLLLGPAGTTPYSGRYVYFVCVCVCVCVCVHCCSSAFHCSMFGEALEKVLENIQTSDVHVLNRGGENCHLGRGALRC, encoded by the exons ATGGGGGAGTGGGAGGGCGAGCTGGGGGACTGGAAGGAGGATATGGAGACGGCTACGTACCCCAACGATCCATCTACGATACCATGTGCATCAATCAGCAGATTGACAGCCATCACCATCAACCAGGAGGGTCCACTAGGCGAGACCTTGGAG CCCCTGGagtgtcctcttcctcatccaagAAACATCACCAACACCctcatcaccatggagaca gctcacctctctcctctggttACCATACACCAGTGTTTTTCTCCCCTGCCAAACCTCGCCCCAGTCAGTCTCAGAGTTTGCGATGTTCACCTCCCCACACCACCCAGCCGAGGCATTATTCCCAAACCCAGAGCCTCAGACTGTCACCACCCCCAGAGCTTAGACG AGTCCGACCAGGTTCCAGACACAACACCCCTGTTGCCTCCCCAGCCCTCCCCCAGTGCTGCCCCCAGAATGGGAACGGCAGCTGTGG CGTTGGAGAAGAGGCGCCCTCatgcccacctcctcccccgtcTAGGCCACTTCTCAGAGAACCCGCTATCCTGCTCACTCAAAGAGCCCTCCCATCCGGATTTAGGACTAGGGGCTAGTGGGGTTGGGAGGGCTTCCCTAAAGGAGCAGAAATTGGAGCACTGGAGGGTCTGCAGAGAACAAGAGGAATCCATGAGATCCAGGAGCAAGGATAAACAAAGGGAGCAGAGCAAGGAGAAGACTGAGATAGAAGAGAGGACAGGGAAGGAAGAGAAGCAAGACAGGGACAGCAGAGAAGAGAaagtgaaagaggaagagaaattgGATAAGGAAAAAGTTGTGGTTACTATCA CCTCGGAGCTCAGCCTGACAGAGTTGGAAAGGAGAGCCAGGGAGCTGGACTCTGACCTGGAGCACCTAGACCTGTCTAAGCCCCACAGGGACACCCAGAATGTCTACCAATCACTGCTGGAGCCACAGAGAGCTGACATGTACCAAACACACCCTGGACCGCAGAGGGAGAAAGCTGTCGTCTCCACAG GAGTGGTGAGCAGATCCCAGGTCAGTTTGGAGCTCAGTGCTATGGCCTCACCtgtcacagacacagacagacctCATGTGGACTGGTCAACCAAATCTGCAGGAACTTCCACTGTTGGCACAAG CTCCACTAAGGAGGACAGCTCTCCAGACTCCAACCTAACGCTGGAGTCCGACTCCAGTGGCGTCTTCCTCTCCTTATCCAACCAGAGCCAGGAGGAGGCGGGCTCTGACAGCGACCAGCCGATCAGCGGCTCTGACctgggcagcagcagcacgtcgcTGGAGAAAGACGGGGACGAGGGCGGCGGGTTGaaggggtgggggagggaggagagggcggagctacagtGGTGCTACCCGTCTCTTCTCGACACCTCCGCGCACGAGGACGTAGGAGGTGATGgcgggagagaggaggcagtgcatggacagacggggagagatGGTGACAGAGGGAAAAATGAGAGTGTAAGGAGGGTTGGTAAGATAGGAACGGTTTCAATCATTAGGACCCAACTGGACCAGACAAACATCGAGGGCTCCAGAACTTTAAATACTCCACACAGTGAAGAGGCACCACCCAGGAAACAAGTGACCCTCATGGGAAGCGACTTCCCTCTTCCCCTGTCTCCCTCAAAACAACCAATCCAACACCTTCTAGATCCCTATCAGAAGCCAATCAGAAGCTCCGGACTAGACTGCGGGGACTTAGATCCCTTTGTCCAATCGGACAGCTTTGTTTACCTTGCCGTGTCCACAAGGCCTGCCTCCTCCCAGGGTGAAGTCGCCTCACTGACAGAAGTCCCCAGCTATGGTATAAAACACGACATTGCGCAGCACCAATCAGAAAGCATGAAAACACACCTCGACCAGTCAAATACAGAATGGACTGCCAAGCCGACTCATCCTGCCCCACAAAAACCAGAGGAAGGAGACTTCCTGTGCACTGACAGCTTCGTCTACCTGGCCGCTCCAGCCTGCCTCCTACTGGGCCCTGCAGGAACCACACCCTACAGCGGCAGGTacgtgtattttgtgtgtgtgtgtgtgtgtgtgtgtgtgtgtgttcactgttgcTCTAGTGCATTCCATTGTTCGATGTTCGGGGAGGCCCTGGAAAAGGTTCTGGAAAACATTCAGACGTCAGACGTTCATGTTTTGAACCGGGGAGGGGAGAACTGCCATCTAGGACGGGGGGCACTGAGGTGTTAG